In Procambarus clarkii isolate CNS0578487 chromosome 74, FALCON_Pclarkii_2.0, whole genome shotgun sequence, one DNA window encodes the following:
- the LOC138356755 gene encoding uncharacterized protein: MHRSIHVIMKNGSSHARRMDSFTYANGTDSSTYASRMDGSTHTSKIDGSSHARRIDGSTYVNRKDGCSNASRMDVSTHASRMDGSTYASRMDGSTHASNKSGSTHASLMDGSVHDSRKHWMDCVTHTSRINCSSHANRIDGSTHASRKGGSTHAGMIDGSTHASRIDGSTHASRIDGSTHAGMIDGSTHASRIDGSTHASRIDGSTHASRIDGSTHASRIDSSTLASWKDSSTHASRMDASHRDDKLNQTFF, encoded by the coding sequence ATGCATCGTTCTATCCACGTCATCATGAAAAATGGTTCTTCCCACGCTAGGAGGATGGATAGTTTTACTTACGCTAACGGGACGGATAGTTCTACCTACGCTAGCAGGATGGATGGTTCTACCCACACCAGCAAGATAGATGGTTCTAGCCACGCCAGGAGGATAGATGGTTCAACCTATGTTAACAGGAAGGATGGTTGTTCCAACGCTAGTAGGATGGATGTCTCTACCCACGCCAGCAGGATGGATGGTTCTACCTATGCTAGCAGGATGGATGGTTCTACTCACGCTAGCAATAAGAGTGGTTCTACCCATGCTAGCTTGATGGATGGTTCTGTCCATGATAGTAGGAAGCATTGGATGGATTGTGTTACCCACACCAGCAGGATAAATTGTTCTTCCCACGCTAACAGGATCGATGGTTCTACCCACGCTAGCAGGAAAGGTGGTTCTACCCACGCGGGCATGATTGATGGTTCTACCCATGCTAGCAGGATTGATGGTTCTACCCACGCTAGCAGGATTGATGGTTCTACCCACGCGGGCATGATTGATGGTTCTACCCATGCTAGCAGGATTGATGGTTCTACCCACGCTAGCAGGATTGATGGTTCTACCCACGCTAGCAGGATTGATGGTTCTACCCACGCTAGCAGAATTGATTCTTCTACCCTCGCTAGCTGGAAGGATAGTTCTACCCATGCTAGCAGAATGGATGCTAGTCATAGGGATGACAAGCTAAACCAGACTTTTTTTTGA
- the LOC138356754 gene encoding uncharacterized protein: MRCLRHILDITWQDKVTNNNVLGRARITSMYAMLKQRRIRWLGHVGRTDDGRIPKDLLYGELTQGKRPTGKPQLGKRDLKAMDVDFASWETLVADRSAWRQSVQRGLSKFEE, encoded by the coding sequence atgcgctgccttcgacacatcttggacatcacctggcaggacaaggtgacaaacaacaacgtcctgGGGAGAgctagaatcaccagcatgtacgcaatgctgaaacagagacgaatacgctggctcgggcacgtgggGCGAACAGACgatggcaggatccccaaggatctcctgtatggagagctgacgcagggaaagcgtccaacaggcaaaccCCAGTtgggcaagagggacctgaaagccatggacgtcgattttGCTAGTTGGGAAACACTCgtcgcagaccgttcagcctggaggcagtctgttcaaagaggtctctccaagttcgaggagtga